Proteins from a genomic interval of Zingiber officinale cultivar Zhangliang chromosome 2A, Zo_v1.1, whole genome shotgun sequence:
- the LOC122043534 gene encoding agamous-like MADS-box protein AGL28 produces the protein MIQKIEDKDALYISFSKRRNGVYAKASDLSTLCGIDILVLIYSPTGRPYSFGSPTVESIANQFLCNMGFLISHDSSSHEQEHRKRVVQNLNHNLLEVSHYVEGQKQKKTELDEQLRVGTQGLEWIQDLKDVADLEALDLLEQSLWMLKAQVDRRVKRANLKLNPTQLPPPDRDIALDPVPYPRSQTRESLVRRRRRRRVDRSVVLSTFVVGSGILKTCWAPAGRASTAEPPWEISYTGSFLQVSFGEVDLKACLEQKFSLNFFCTFISELKMMKKTSVVNSNKTDLTEIVVFSHCSF, from the exons ATGATACAAAAGATAGAGGATAAAGATGCTCTGTACATTAGCTTTTCGAAGAGAAGGAATGGAGTATATGCTAAGGCGAGTGATCTCTCTACTCTTTGTGGTATCGACATACTAGTATTGATTTACTCCCCTACCGGTCGGCCCTACTCCTTCGGCAGCCCTACGGTGGAGTCAATCGCCAATCAATTCCTTTGCAACATGGGCTTTTTAATCTCTCATGATTCATCCAGTCATGAGCAAGAACATCGCAAAAGGGTGGTCCAAAATTTGAACCATAACCTCCTAGAGGTGAGTCACTATGTGGAGGGCCAGAAGCAAAAGAAGACTGAGCTCGATGAGCAACTTAGGGTGGGCACTCAAGGGCTCGAGTGGATCCAAGACTTGAAGGATGTAGCGGATCTTGAGGCACTTGATTTACTCGAGCAATCATTATGGATGCTCAAGGCTCAAGTTGATAGACGCGTCAA GAGGgcaaacttgaaattaaatccaACCCAACTCCCTCCTCCAGATCGCGACATCGCGCTCGATCCCGTGCCCTACCCCCGTTCCCAGACCCGCGAAAGCTTGGTGCGGCGCCGACGACGGCGGCGCGTGGACAGGAGCGTGGTGCTTTCCACTTTCGTCGTCGGTTCCGGAATCCTCAAGACTTGTTGGGCGCCGGCCGGTAGGGCTTCCACCGCGGAGCCACCGTGGGAG ATATCATATACAGGCAGTTTTCTGCAGGTTAGTTTTGGTGAGGTGGACTTGAAGGCGTGCTTGGAGCAAAAG TTCAGTCTCAATTTCTTCTGCACTTTTATCAGTGAACTGAAAATGATGAAAAAGACTTCAGTTGTAAATAGCAATAAAACTGATCTCACAGAGATTGTTGTTTTCTCCCATTGTTCTTTCTAA